The following proteins come from a genomic window of Methanosarcina sp. MTP4:
- a CDS encoding B12-binding domain-containing protein yields the protein MASKEEIIAKAKEAITEYDEEMAEEAANEALKEGIDPVEIIEHGFTEGMQEVGEQFEQGTVFLPHVLAAAEAMKAGIEVMKPEMERRKSKTEKKGTIVIGTIEGDIHSIGKDIVASMLNIAGFEVIDLGRDVPIKTFIEKAKELKPEFVASSALMTTTMVNQIQIEEQLKEAGIRDQVRTMVGGAPVTQDWADKIGANIYGENATDAVNKIKAALGF from the coding sequence ATGGCAAGCAAAGAAGAAATCATCGCCAAAGCAAAAGAAGCAATTACCGAATATGATGAGGAAATGGCAGAAGAAGCAGCAAACGAGGCCCTCAAAGAAGGGATAGACCCTGTGGAAATCATCGAGCACGGCTTTACGGAGGGCATGCAGGAAGTAGGAGAACAGTTCGAACAGGGGACAGTATTCCTTCCCCACGTGCTAGCTGCAGCCGAGGCAATGAAAGCAGGAATCGAAGTTATGAAACCGGAGATGGAGAGAAGGAAATCCAAAACAGAAAAGAAAGGAACAATCGTTATCGGGACCATCGAAGGAGATATCCACTCCATAGGAAAGGACATCGTTGCTTCCATGCTCAACATTGCAGGCTTTGAAGTGATTGATCTCGGAAGAGACGTGCCCATCAAGACCTTCATTGAAAAGGCAAAGGAACTCAAGCCTGAATTCGTTGCGAGCTCCGCCCTCATGACTACCACCATGGTTAACCAGATCCAGATCGAGGAACAGCTTAAAGAAGCAGGCATCCGCGACCAGGTAAGGACAATGGTCGGGGGCGCTCCGGTTACCCAGGACTGGGCTGACAAGATAGGGGCCAACATCTACGGGGAAAATGCCACTGACGCGGTGAACAAGATAAAAGCGGCATTGGGATTCTAA
- a CDS encoding EamA family transporter, whose translation MDLKALKKQESKRKISKGYMWALFCAVFWGIWYLPGTVVWVLNPFDEMFGVIAGTNGDAVSLVVTAVLITAFNALTVMLALMVWNGVLQKFGELGRTLKEFNPCSKWFFLASIFGGPVAILGSFMAMGFIGGAFAAVAALLYPVVGSVLAYYWYGEKITKRAAIGILVIILGGITIFGGGLITELGAGEVPWIGYLGGLMAAAGWGIEGAIAGKGLDIAEPDVGLTLRFLGENIIWWILIVPILAIVGFPMYSFAFQAFEPLTLLVLIFAGITFGFCYVCWYKSFPLIGVGRGQGIGNLYGLCAIIFIFLFFGDVPQWTILLGGALCVAGSFIMFTEEAGELETLRGE comes from the coding sequence GTGGATCTGAAAGCTTTGAAAAAGCAGGAAAGCAAACGAAAAATCAGTAAAGGGTACATGTGGGCCCTTTTCTGTGCCGTATTCTGGGGAATCTGGTATCTGCCGGGCACTGTTGTCTGGGTGCTGAACCCCTTTGACGAAATGTTCGGAGTCATTGCCGGGACAAACGGAGACGCAGTATCCCTGGTTGTAACAGCAGTCCTGATCACCGCATTCAATGCACTTACGGTTATGCTTGCCCTTATGGTCTGGAATGGGGTGCTGCAAAAATTCGGGGAACTGGGCCGTACACTAAAGGAGTTCAATCCCTGTTCCAAGTGGTTCTTCCTTGCCTCAATCTTCGGGGGACCGGTTGCGATTCTCGGGTCCTTTATGGCAATGGGATTTATCGGCGGCGCATTTGCCGCGGTTGCTGCCCTTCTCTATCCTGTGGTCGGGTCCGTGCTTGCATATTACTGGTACGGGGAAAAAATTACAAAGAGAGCTGCAATCGGAATTTTAGTTATTATTCTTGGAGGAATTACGATCTTTGGCGGCGGGCTCATTACCGAGCTTGGTGCAGGAGAAGTGCCCTGGATCGGATACCTCGGCGGACTGATGGCAGCTGCCGGCTGGGGAATTGAAGGTGCAATCGCAGGTAAGGGACTTGACATTGCCGAGCCTGATGTGGGGCTGACCCTCAGGTTCCTGGGAGAAAACATCATCTGGTGGATCCTTATCGTGCCTATTCTGGCAATAGTTGGCTTCCCGATGTATTCCTTTGCATTCCAGGCCTTTGAGCCTCTGACCCTGCTGGTCCTTATCTTTGCAGGGATTACCTTTGGTTTCTGTTATGTATGCTGGTACAAATCTTTCCCCCTGATAGGAGTCGGGAGAGGGCAGGGCATAGGAAACCTCTACGGACTGTGTGCCATTATCTTCATCTTCCTCTTCTTCGGGGATGTGCCCCAGTGGACAATCCTGCTTGGAGGTGCGCTCTGTGTTGCCGGGAGTTTCATCATGTTCACGGAAGAAGCCGGAGAACTCGAAACCTTGAGAGGTGAGTGA
- a CDS encoding DUF5591 domain-containing protein, translated as MKPIIPEDERSSEPLDNERIIYHPDMVRANEWILNEYEAPFREICIFVPCAKRKPYHESPSHKKFDRIIFGLAKPEDVHVVTFGTCGVAPRELDTQYPFMHYKFMMGKCNVTQIKRDFIKIESERLACYLEKTRDNYGHRIAYCIGDFRTAMEKALEMVDVEVSLVPRESTIRSMLQPEKSFIYNSLSCKEYLQDFSDAIAEALKLPGRKVGLREDLSVDDTDWYLL; from the coding sequence ATGAAGCCGATTATTCCTGAAGATGAACGCTCTTCCGAGCCTCTTGATAACGAGAGGATTATTTACCATCCGGATATGGTAAGGGCCAACGAGTGGATTTTGAACGAATACGAAGCCCCTTTTAGGGAAATCTGTATTTTTGTTCCCTGTGCAAAGAGGAAACCCTACCATGAAAGCCCATCCCATAAAAAATTCGACCGGATCATCTTCGGACTTGCAAAACCCGAGGATGTGCACGTTGTGACTTTCGGGACCTGCGGGGTTGCCCCCAGGGAACTTGACACGCAGTACCCTTTCATGCACTACAAATTCATGATGGGAAAATGCAATGTGACGCAGATCAAAAGGGATTTTATAAAAATCGAAAGTGAACGGCTTGCCTGTTATCTCGAAAAGACCCGGGATAATTACGGGCACAGGATTGCTTACTGTATCGGGGATTTCCGGACTGCCATGGAAAAGGCTCTGGAAATGGTGGATGTGGAAGTTTCCCTGGTCCCCAGGGAATCCACAATCCGGAGTATGCTCCAGCCCGAAAAATCCTTCATCTACAACAGTCTCTCCTGCAAAGAGTACCTGCAGGACTTTTCCGATGCAATTGCAGAAGCTTTAAAGCTTCCCGGGAGGAAGGTCGGTCTCCGGGAAGACCTCTCGGTTGACGATACGGACTGGTACCTCCTGTAA
- a CDS encoding helix-turn-helix domain-containing protein, producing MANSIHEMIRASFRCEDMVKCVLGLKSLDIDAYKALLTSGPLTAENLGEILNRERSTAYRSLQNLIACGVVYRETRSIESGGYYYEYVAIEPQEMKTMVKKNVDEWYDQMNDLIEKMDDKMNILIIRMDDEED from the coding sequence ATGGCAAATTCAATTCATGAGATGATAAGAGCAAGCTTCAGGTGCGAGGACATGGTAAAATGTGTGCTTGGTTTGAAGTCCCTTGACATCGATGCATACAAAGCCCTGCTCACTTCCGGCCCCCTTACAGCCGAAAACCTGGGTGAAATCCTTAACAGAGAAAGGAGCACTGCATACCGTTCCCTTCAAAACCTGATAGCCTGCGGTGTTGTTTACCGGGAAACCCGGTCCATTGAAAGCGGAGGATACTACTACGAATACGTGGCAATCGAACCCCAGGAAATGAAAACGATGGTCAAGAAAAACGTGGATGAATGGTACGACCAGATGAACGATTTGATTGAAAAAATGGATGATAAAATGAATATCCTTATCATAAGAATGGACGATGAGGAAGACTGA
- a CDS encoding aminotransferase class I/II-fold pyridoxal phosphate-dependent enzyme has protein sequence MRPPCDPSKFVAEIVKNVPPSGIRRFFDLVSGLEDVISLGVGEPDFITPWHIREMCIHSLEKGQTSYTSNYGLPELRDELSRTYYRRYGLDYDPASEILVTTGVSEAIDIALRAVVNPGDEVIVVQPAYVAYVPAVVLAGGKPVVVSTHRGDEFRLTAEVLKPAITSKTRAIVLNFPNNPTGAVMTREDLEDIADLVAEHDLFVISDEVYECLTYEGKHIPFSSLEGMKERTVMLNGFSKAYAMTGLRLGFAMAAPEIIRSMMMIHQYSMLCAPITAQVGAIEALRNGNDEMERMVREYDRRRHFIVRGFDRIGLDCFTPKGAFYAFPYVGATGLSSCEFSERLLNEKRVVVIPGDVFGEAGEGFLRCAYAASMDDLKKAIDRMGEFVDGL, from the coding sequence TTGAGACCTCCATGTGATCCTTCAAAATTTGTTGCGGAAATAGTTAAAAATGTCCCCCCCTCGGGGATACGCCGTTTTTTTGATCTGGTTTCCGGGCTTGAGGATGTCATCTCCCTTGGCGTGGGGGAGCCGGATTTCATTACTCCCTGGCACATCAGGGAAATGTGTATCCACTCCCTTGAAAAAGGGCAGACTTCCTACACTTCCAATTACGGGCTTCCGGAACTCAGGGATGAACTTTCAAGGACTTATTACAGGCGATATGGCCTGGACTATGATCCGGCATCCGAGATCTTGGTTACCACCGGGGTTAGCGAAGCTATTGACATTGCACTCAGGGCAGTGGTAAACCCCGGAGACGAGGTCATCGTGGTCCAGCCTGCTTACGTGGCATACGTCCCTGCGGTGGTCCTGGCAGGTGGCAAGCCTGTGGTCGTTTCCACCCACCGGGGAGATGAATTCCGTCTCACAGCAGAAGTCCTTAAACCTGCTATCACCAGCAAGACCAGGGCAATTGTGCTCAATTTCCCGAACAACCCCACAGGGGCTGTCATGACCCGGGAGGACCTCGAGGACATTGCTGACCTTGTGGCGGAGCATGACCTCTTCGTGATCTCGGATGAGGTCTACGAATGCCTTACCTATGAAGGCAAACACATCCCCTTCTCTTCCCTTGAGGGTATGAAAGAGCGGACTGTCATGCTGAACGGCTTTTCCAAGGCATATGCAATGACAGGCCTGAGACTCGGTTTTGCAATGGCCGCTCCCGAGATCATCCGTTCCATGATGATGATCCACCAGTACTCCATGCTTTGTGCCCCCATAACCGCTCAGGTAGGAGCCATTGAAGCTCTCCGGAACGGGAACGACGAAATGGAAAGGATGGTCCGGGAATACGACCGGCGCAGGCATTTCATCGTCAGGGGCTTTGACAGGATAGGTCTCGACTGCTTTACTCCCAAAGGAGCTTTCTACGCCTTCCCATATGTAGGGGCCACGGGCCTTTCCTCCTGTGAATTTTCAGAACGGCTTCTGAACGAAAAGAGAGTTGTTGTAATTCCGGGGGACGTCTTCGGGGAAGCAGGGGAAGGTTTCCTCCGCTGCGCTTATGCAGCGTCCATGGATGACCTTAAAAAAGCTATCGATCGAATGGGTGAATTTGTAGACGGATTATAA
- a CDS encoding Lrp/AsnC family transcriptional regulator, with protein sequence MDEKIRHILEILENDARASSDEIAALTDMTAQEVSQAIAKLEETGVIRHYKTIIDWDLVGENYVYAVIELKVTLERNQGYQVIAERIYKFPEVRSVRLLSGDYDISLTVRGRSMKDVAFFVAEKIATLDQVQNTATHFVLKTYKEDGVILHEPEAIKRLPVSL encoded by the coding sequence ATGGATGAAAAGATAAGACACATTCTGGAAATTCTTGAAAACGATGCGAGAGCAAGCTCTGATGAAATTGCAGCACTTACGGATATGACTGCACAGGAAGTTTCTCAGGCAATTGCAAAACTCGAGGAGACAGGAGTTATCCGGCACTACAAAACCATTATTGACTGGGATCTGGTTGGAGAAAACTACGTTTACGCCGTGATCGAACTGAAGGTCACGCTGGAGCGCAACCAGGGCTACCAGGTAATTGCAGAAAGGATCTATAAATTCCCAGAGGTCCGATCTGTTCGGCTTTTGTCCGGGGACTACGACATATCCCTTACCGTTAGGGGTAGGTCTATGAAGGATGTGGCCTTTTTTGTGGCAGAAAAAATTGCGACCCTTGACCAGGTCCAGAACACGGCAACTCATTTCGTGTTAAAGACCTATAAGGAAGATGGGGTAATTCTCCACGAACCGGAAGCAATTAAGCGGCTCCCGGTCTCGCTTTGA
- a CDS encoding 30S ribosomal protein S8e, whose protein sequence is MRWQGSSRRKATGGKVTAARGKRKFEMGRESADTRISDVKRKNVPTMGGNRKVRLLQSNVANVTNPNDGKTAVTTIETVVDNTANKHYIRRNILTKGSVIKTPLGTARVTSRPGQEGVVNAVLIE, encoded by the coding sequence ATGAGATGGCAAGGCAGTTCCAGAAGGAAGGCGACTGGTGGGAAGGTCACAGCTGCCCGCGGGAAGCGTAAGTTTGAGATGGGCCGTGAATCTGCGGATACCCGTATCAGCGACGTTAAGCGGAAGAATGTCCCCACTATGGGTGGCAACAGAAAGGTAAGACTCCTTCAGTCCAATGTGGCAAACGTAACGAACCCAAACGACGGTAAAACAGCGGTCACAACTATCGAAACCGTTGTCGACAACACTGCAAACAAACACTACATCAGGCGTAACATCCTGACCAAGGGCTCTGTCATTAAGACCCCTCTCGGTACTGCAAGGGTAACGAGCAGGCCGGGACAGGAAGGAGTCGTAAACGCTGTCCTGATAGAGTAA
- a CDS encoding DUF6951 family protein, whose product MVTEISIDSICGHTTKIIATKEGKKTHVHIKTTCEKLRNWGTKFDFEMNDLMGGQDTILSKKSAENPITPTCLVPAAVMNACWLENGMISKNLAREKGKMQIIFDKLE is encoded by the coding sequence ATGGTCACGGAAATTTCTATAGATAGTATATGCGGACACACGACAAAGATTATTGCCACAAAGGAAGGCAAAAAAACCCACGTTCATATCAAAACGACCTGTGAAAAGCTCAGGAACTGGGGAACTAAATTTGACTTTGAGATGAATGATCTCATGGGGGGGCAGGATACTATCCTTTCCAAAAAGTCTGCTGAGAACCCGATTACTCCCACCTGCCTTGTCCCTGCAGCCGTTATGAATGCCTGCTGGCTGGAAAACGGCATGATCTCGAAGAATCTTGCCAGGGAAAAGGGAAAGATGCAGATTATTTTTGACAAGCTGGAATAA
- a CDS encoding DUF169 domain-containing protein encodes MDIKEINNYGQELITRLNLKTSPVAVRLIPAGGEIPTEVKKVEETMRHCQMIDRVRKTGEEFYSLVEDHMCKGGAASMGLGKMPKKVGSGEFYYKGLSHFSNINAARRTVENAPMLPPNSTEAILYGALDKASFEPDVAVVICNPRQIMLLTQAIMYKRGGRLEVGFAGKQSVCSDGVVQAYRDGQVGITVGCSGSRAYTEIADEEMTIGIPVELLPDITKALARICPN; translated from the coding sequence ATGGATATCAAGGAAATCAACAATTACGGCCAGGAACTGATCACTCGTCTGAACCTCAAGACCTCCCCGGTGGCAGTAAGATTGATACCTGCAGGCGGAGAAATCCCCACAGAAGTCAAAAAGGTAGAAGAAACCATGCGCCACTGCCAGATGATCGACAGGGTTAGGAAAACAGGGGAAGAGTTTTACTCCCTGGTCGAAGACCATATGTGCAAGGGAGGAGCCGCTTCCATGGGGCTCGGCAAGATGCCAAAAAAAGTAGGAAGCGGAGAGTTCTACTACAAAGGCCTGAGCCACTTCAGCAACATCAATGCCGCCCGCCGCACTGTTGAAAACGCTCCCATGCTCCCCCCCAACAGCACCGAAGCGATCCTGTACGGAGCCCTTGATAAAGCTAGCTTTGAACCTGACGTCGCAGTGGTCATCTGCAACCCCAGGCAGATCATGCTGCTCACCCAGGCAATCATGTACAAACGTGGAGGCCGCCTGGAAGTCGGTTTTGCCGGAAAGCAGAGTGTCTGTTCCGACGGAGTAGTGCAGGCCTACAGAGACGGTCAGGTAGGAATCACAGTAGGCTGCAGCGGAAGCCGGGCCTATACGGAAATTGCCGATGAGGAAATGACAATCGGCATCCCCGTGGAACTCCTCCCAGATATCACTAAAGCCCTGGCAAGAATCTGTCCGAATTAA
- a CDS encoding NOB1 family endonuclease — translation MTYYIADSAVFIMGNCDVDSSLLITVPSVEDELKSRDAVLRFDLAKEGGLRVEWPEPEMVKAVREKAEHTRDSEELSKTDLEVLAKALEHKEKAVLLTDDYAVQNVAVQLGIEVKPIAQKKIRDLIIWQKQCIGCKQTFEKGDVCPVCGSPLKKKRKTKL, via the coding sequence ATGACCTATTACATAGCAGACTCGGCAGTTTTCATAATGGGCAACTGCGACGTCGACAGTTCCCTCCTTATCACCGTCCCGTCGGTTGAAGACGAGTTGAAGAGCAGGGATGCCGTCCTACGCTTTGACCTGGCAAAGGAAGGAGGGCTTAGAGTTGAATGGCCCGAACCCGAAATGGTAAAAGCGGTCAGGGAAAAGGCAGAGCATACCAGGGATTCGGAAGAACTTTCAAAAACCGATCTGGAAGTCCTTGCAAAAGCCCTGGAACACAAAGAAAAAGCGGTCCTTTTGACGGATGACTACGCCGTTCAAAACGTTGCCGTGCAACTCGGAATTGAGGTAAAACCAATAGCTCAGAAAAAAATAAGGGACCTCATAATCTGGCAAAAGCAGTGTATAGGCTGCAAACAGACTTTTGAGAAAGGAGATGTCTGCCCGGTTTGCGGATCACCCCTCAAGAAGAAAAGAAAGACAAAGCTCTGA
- a CDS encoding orotate phosphoribosyltransferase-like protein: protein MKNIEDLIQKAVELQNNGLVSGQIADELNVSRETVTWLLTRSKKEVTAPAPKDISVNWSSIGKSATRLHYISLALCDMVLETLEKTNTEVDVVVGVAASGVPLASMMANELGADFALYHSRKAQDVVQPGHKGTISRNFGSVAGKNCVIVDDVITTGSTTMEVVEHLREMDAKPRVVVVLVDKKGSDTIANVPIQSLVRIVRVD, encoded by the coding sequence ATGAAGAACATAGAAGATTTGATCCAGAAAGCTGTTGAACTTCAAAACAACGGGCTTGTAAGCGGCCAGATTGCCGACGAACTCAATGTTTCCAGGGAAACAGTGACCTGGCTTTTGACCCGCTCGAAAAAAGAAGTTACAGCTCCCGCACCGAAGGACATTTCCGTAAACTGGAGCAGCATCGGGAAAAGTGCTACAAGGCTCCACTACATATCCCTTGCCCTCTGCGACATGGTGCTTGAGACCCTGGAAAAAACAAACACAGAAGTGGATGTGGTCGTAGGAGTTGCTGCAAGCGGTGTCCCCCTTGCAAGCATGATGGCAAACGAACTGGGAGCAGACTTTGCCCTCTACCATTCCCGTAAAGCACAGGACGTTGTCCAACCCGGTCATAAAGGGACCATCAGCCGCAACTTCGGAAGCGTTGCGGGCAAGAACTGCGTGATCGTTGATGATGTGATCACGACTGGCTCCACCACCATGGAAGTGGTAGAACACCTGCGGGAAATGGACGCAAAACCGAGAGTCGTAGTGGTCCTCGTAGATAAAAAAGGTTCGGATACCATAGCTAACGTACCCATACAGTCCCTGGTGAGGATTGTGAGGGTGGACTGA